Proteins encoded together in one Marinithermus hydrothermalis DSM 14884 window:
- the rpsO gene encoding 30S ribosomal protein S15, with protein MSITTEEKQRIIQEFARFPGDTGSTEVQVALLTARINRLSEHLRVHKHDYHSHRGLLKLVGRRKRLLRYLEREDEGRYKALIEKLGLRK; from the coding sequence ATGTCGATCACGACGGAAGAAAAGCAGCGGATCATTCAGGAGTTTGCGCGTTTCCCCGGTGACACCGGTTCGACCGAGGTGCAGGTCGCGCTACTCACGGCGCGCATCAACCGGCTCTCCGAGCACCTGCGCGTGCACAAGCACGACTACCACTCCCACCGCGGCTTGTTGAAGCTCGTGGGGCGGCGTAAGCGGCTGTTGCGGTACCTCGAGCGGGAGGACGAGGGCCGTTACAAGGCCTTGATTGAGAAACTCGGCTTGAGGAAGTAA
- a CDS encoding DUF420 domain-containing protein, whose translation MPDVIGLLAVWSIVISGGFLLLGVGLIRRGNVRWHHRAMLTATVFAALFLVFYLAKWALIGTTRYAGPEAWRAAYYFVLFTHTLLAAVNGPLALVVLYNAFKGRFDRHKAWARWTVPIWLYVALSGWIIYVVLRLYGEKADGIAF comes from the coding sequence ATGCCTGATGTGATCGGTCTGCTCGCGGTTTGGAGCATCGTGATCAGCGGCGGGTTTTTGCTTTTGGGGGTGGGCTTGATCCGGCGCGGGAACGTGCGCTGGCACCACCGCGCCATGCTGACGGCCACGGTCTTCGCGGCGCTGTTTCTGGTGTTTTACCTGGCGAAATGGGCGCTTATAGGTACGACCCGGTACGCGGGGCCCGAGGCGTGGCGCGCGGCTTATTACTTCGTTCTCTTCACGCACACGCTGCTCGCCGCCGTGAACGGCCCCCTTGCTCTTGTAGTGCTGTACAACGCCTTTAAGGGAAGGTTTGACCGGCATAAGGCCTGGGCGCGCTGGACGGTCCCGATCTGGTTATACGTGGCCTTGAGCGGCTGGATCATCTACGTGGTGCTGAGGCTGTACGGGGAGAAGGCAGACGGGATCGCGTTTTAA
- a CDS encoding tetratricopeptide repeat protein: MKRAWLTAVIFGALVAFAEPQSTDPSVLEAQLQQNPSDLPTRIALGRAYLEAGRYEDAARLFEDVLALDYNNFAAHFGLGLAHYRQGNLKAARFEFEQLTHLYPERFEGWYNLAVVYAQANNWEAATEAFTRAIELGEAQDLATPELKQAYLGLAEAHRKQGRPDQAAEVLKRALARFEGDLEVTYLLAENLTLAGEALEAIPHLYSVLQKDRGHVAAVSLLADIYVGQGLRDRALRELDRSLAQAADPRIQAQLLLKKALLLQGAQPHQSRELLEQAVQLDPDLWQAHYNLGVAWLKAGDPSRAMQSFRLAYRLQPNEPRVLLGMAVAADQLGESAEALRFAGLAAAIAEGRTKAEALVLIGKSAYRLGRYDAALEALGQAVALDDQDGQAWLWLGLAAYAARDFSRAVEALERAVAIDGSLTARMNLGAAYLAVKRFSDAERVLTQVVLEDANNAEAWYNLGWALKALARDQEALRAWKKALELGYEPARGLVD, from the coding sequence ATGAAACGAGCCTGGTTGACCGCAGTAATATTCGGGGCCCTGGTGGCCTTTGCGGAACCTCAATCCACAGACCCTAGCGTTCTCGAGGCGCAGCTCCAACAAAACCCATCCGATCTGCCTACCCGCATTGCCCTCGGCCGGGCCTACCTGGAGGCTGGACGGTACGAGGACGCGGCTCGGTTGTTTGAGGATGTACTGGCCCTGGATTACAACAACTTCGCCGCGCATTTCGGTTTAGGGTTGGCGCACTACCGTCAAGGGAACCTCAAAGCCGCTCGTTTCGAGTTCGAGCAGCTTACCCACCTCTACCCGGAGCGTTTTGAAGGATGGTACAACCTCGCGGTGGTCTACGCCCAAGCGAACAACTGGGAAGCCGCGACCGAAGCCTTCACCCGAGCGATTGAGTTGGGTGAGGCCCAGGACCTCGCCACTCCAGAGCTCAAGCAAGCTTACCTGGGCCTGGCCGAGGCGCACCGCAAACAAGGTCGGCCCGACCAGGCCGCCGAGGTCCTCAAGCGGGCCCTGGCCCGTTTTGAGGGAGACCTGGAGGTTACCTACCTCCTAGCGGAAAATCTCACCCTCGCAGGAGAAGCCCTCGAGGCTATCCCCCACCTGTACAGCGTGTTGCAGAAGGACCGGGGGCATGTGGCTGCCGTAAGCTTGCTGGCGGATATCTACGTGGGGCAGGGGCTTAGGGACCGGGCCTTGCGCGAGCTGGATCGCTCCCTCGCCCAGGCGGCGGACCCCCGCATCCAGGCCCAGCTCCTCTTAAAGAAGGCGTTGCTTCTCCAAGGCGCGCAACCCCATCAGAGCCGGGAGCTGCTCGAGCAGGCCGTTCAGCTTGACCCCGATTTGTGGCAGGCGCACTACAACCTGGGGGTCGCCTGGCTTAAGGCGGGGGACCCCAGCCGAGCGATGCAGTCCTTCCGCCTCGCGTACCGGCTGCAGCCCAACGAGCCGCGCGTCCTGCTGGGAATGGCGGTGGCGGCGGATCAGTTAGGGGAATCTGCCGAAGCGCTGCGCTTTGCTGGACTTGCTGCAGCGATCGCAGAGGGCAGGACCAAAGCGGAAGCCCTGGTGCTCATCGGGAAGAGCGCGTACCGGTTAGGGCGGTATGATGCGGCCCTCGAGGCCCTGGGGCAAGCGGTCGCGCTGGACGATCAGGACGGTCAGGCGTGGTTGTGGTTGGGACTCGCCGCTTACGCCGCGCGCGACTTTTCCCGAGCGGTGGAGGCCCTGGAGCGCGCGGTGGCGATCGATGGCTCCCTAACCGCCCGCATGAACCTAGGGGCGGCGTACCTCGCGGTTAAGCGCTTTTCGGACGCGGAGCGCGTCCTGACGCAGGTGGTGCTCGAGGACGCGAACAACGCGGAAGCCTGGTACAACCTAGGGTGGGCCCTTAAGGCGTTGGCTCGCGATCAAGAAGCCCTTCGCGCTTGGAAGAAGGCCCTCGAGCTAGGGTACGAACCGGCTCGTGGGCTGGTGGACTAG
- a CDS encoding SPOR domain-containing protein, whose protein sequence is MRWLRENWIDALVFSLFALVVVGIVLFLTGVNPFQRESRAVRAATPTPQSPATETVAAPPTAAPAPQPPAAPESSREATATEPTPEAPAVTVLPLPPAIEEASPPNRSAGGTTVATRQPPTPSPSTVTPAPAATEREVFRVAVGSFSNPQNALRLAQKLEEAGYPVRLEPIGRLTRVVVGPYAERAQAEAAHQALRLYEPQIYKGDSPEVDDTYFQVGAYRDLAVAEALVKRLRDADYPVVLSYRSGLLRVWVGPLAPEQVEAVRNGLEGMGLEVVEAR, encoded by the coding sequence ATGAGGTGGTTACGCGAAAACTGGATTGATGCGCTGGTGTTCAGCTTGTTCGCGCTGGTGGTGGTGGGCATCGTGCTCTTCTTGACCGGAGTGAACCCATTCCAGCGCGAAAGCCGCGCGGTGCGCGCCGCAACGCCTACTCCGCAGTCCCCGGCCACGGAGACGGTAGCCGCTCCCCCTACCGCGGCGCCCGCACCCCAGCCTCCCGCCGCGCCGGAATCCTCGCGGGAAGCCACGGCGACCGAACCCACGCCCGAGGCGCCTGCGGTCACGGTTCTACCACTGCCGCCCGCCATCGAGGAGGCTTCTCCGCCAAACCGCAGCGCGGGGGGGACGACCGTAGCCACGCGCCAGCCGCCAACGCCCAGCCCGTCCACCGTCACGCCCGCGCCAGCCGCTACCGAGCGAGAGGTGTTCCGCGTGGCGGTCGGGTCGTTCAGTAACCCGCAGAACGCTTTGCGGCTCGCGCAGAAGCTGGAAGAGGCGGGGTACCCGGTGCGCCTCGAGCCCATCGGACGGCTCACGCGGGTTGTGGTGGGGCCGTACGCGGAGCGCGCTCAGGCGGAGGCCGCGCACCAAGCCCTGCGCCTGTACGAGCCCCAGATCTACAAGGGCGACTCCCCGGAGGTGGACGACACGTACTTCCAGGTGGGCGCGTACCGGGACCTCGCGGTAGCGGAGGCGCTCGTGAAGCGTTTGCGGGACGCGGACTACCCGGTGGTGCTCTCGTACCGTTCCGGCCTCCTCCGGGTCTGGGTGGGGCCGCTCGCGCCGGAACAGGTGGAGGCCGTCCGGAACGGGCTTGAGGGCATGGGTCTCGAGGTCGTGGAGGCGCGGTGA
- a CDS encoding redox-sensing transcriptional repressor Rex, with protein sequence MSRETPKIPNATISRLVTYLRILESLEERGVNRTSSEQLAEEAQVTAFQVRKDLAYFGSYGTRGVGYTVQVLKRELRQILGLNRKWGLCIVGMGRLGQALADYPGFGETFELRAFFDVDPEKVGQRIRGIEVQHLNDLARTVAERHIEVGLVTVPAEAAQTVADQLVEAGVRGILNFAPVVLEVPKEVAVEYVDFLAGLSRLSFFILNPKWREEMMG encoded by the coding sequence ATGTCTAGGGAAACCCCGAAGATCCCGAACGCGACCATCTCCCGTTTGGTGACGTACTTGCGGATCCTGGAGAGCCTCGAGGAACGCGGCGTGAACCGCACCTCGAGCGAGCAGCTCGCGGAGGAGGCGCAGGTCACGGCGTTTCAGGTGCGTAAGGACCTCGCGTACTTTGGGAGTTATGGCACCCGGGGCGTGGGGTACACGGTTCAGGTGCTCAAGCGCGAGCTGCGCCAGATCCTGGGGCTGAACCGAAAGTGGGGGTTGTGCATCGTGGGGATGGGGCGTTTGGGGCAGGCGCTTGCGGACTACCCGGGGTTTGGGGAGACCTTTGAGCTTCGGGCGTTTTTTGATGTGGACCCGGAGAAGGTCGGGCAACGCATCCGCGGCATCGAGGTTCAGCACCTGAATGATCTGGCGCGTACCGTGGCGGAGCGGCACATCGAGGTGGGGTTGGTCACGGTGCCCGCCGAAGCCGCGCAGACGGTCGCGGACCAGCTGGTGGAGGCGGGCGTGCGCGGGATCTTGAATTTCGCGCCGGTGGTGCTCGAGGTGCCGAAGGAGGTCGCGGTGGAGTACGTGGACTTCCTTGCGGGCCTTTCCCGGTTGAGCTTTTTCATCCTAAACCCCAAGTGGAGAGAGGAGATGATGGGATGA
- a CDS encoding polyprenyl synthetase family protein, giving the protein MNAETLTLDLETSLGRFEARLRELVDSDVEFIRLIQDDLVTAGGKRIRPRLVLLASRALGGVPREMELALAVELLHSATLLHDDLVDDAETRRGREAAFRKYGNAVSVLSGDYLLSRVLYLLAETGRLELVRLFADVARQLAEGEVFQFQVAALGEYSKANYERIIAGKTAALMRACTEGVALLADAAPMVREALRRFGYEYGMVFQMRDDYLDLMGDGQVLGKPVGGDVREGKVTLITLHLLERAAEEVGPILARRAAKPGDIARLRELAIATGAAEAVVEAITARAEQAVAALDPLPDSPAKAQLIELARSEVRRVR; this is encoded by the coding sequence GTGAATGCTGAGACGCTGACCCTGGATCTTGAAACCTCCTTGGGCCGCTTCGAGGCGCGCCTGCGCGAACTGGTGGACTCCGATGTGGAGTTCATTCGTTTGATTCAGGATGATCTGGTGACCGCTGGCGGGAAGCGGATCCGGCCCCGGTTGGTGTTGTTGGCCTCGCGGGCGCTCGGGGGGGTCCCTAGGGAGATGGAGTTGGCGCTGGCCGTCGAGCTGCTGCACTCGGCTACATTGCTGCACGATGACTTGGTGGATGACGCCGAGACCCGGCGTGGGCGCGAGGCCGCGTTTCGGAAGTACGGGAACGCGGTCTCGGTGCTTTCAGGGGATTACCTGCTTTCTCGGGTGCTGTACCTTTTAGCGGAGACCGGTCGCTTAGAGCTCGTGCGGCTTTTCGCTGACGTGGCGCGGCAGCTTGCGGAAGGGGAGGTTTTCCAGTTCCAGGTCGCGGCCTTGGGGGAGTATTCCAAGGCCAACTACGAGCGGATCATCGCAGGCAAGACGGCTGCCTTGATGCGCGCCTGCACCGAGGGGGTGGCCCTGCTCGCTGACGCGGCACCTATGGTGCGCGAGGCGTTGCGGCGCTTCGGGTACGAGTACGGCATGGTCTTCCAGATGCGCGACGACTACCTGGACTTGATGGGGGACGGGCAGGTGCTGGGCAAACCCGTCGGGGGGGATGTACGCGAGGGTAAGGTCACCTTGATCACGCTGCACCTCCTCGAGCGCGCTGCTGAAGAAGTCGGGCCGATCCTGGCCCGCCGGGCTGCGAAACCGGGGGATATCGCGCGGTTGCGAGAGCTGGCCATCGCGACGGGCGCGGCGGAGGCGGTCGTGGAGGCGATTACCGCGCGCGCCGAACAGGCCGTCGCGGCCCTTGATCCGCTGCCCGACTCGCCGGCAAAAGCGCAGCTTATCGAGCTTGCCCGTTCGGAAGTTCGCCGGGTTCGGTAG
- a CDS encoding Glu/Leu/Phe/Val family dehydrogenase, with product MLKTAYEPPGDSGLWQLFLENLERTLHHTRTHPATVEYLIHPRRTLTLSVPVRMDDGTVRFFTGYRVVHNIARGPSKGGVRYHPAVTMGETVGLAAWMTLKCGVFRLPYGGAAGGVAVDPRELSPRELERLSRRYVAELVDVIGPDSDILGPDLGTDERVMAWFMDTYSMTKGYTSPGVVTGKPLQLGGTAGRGDAAGRGIVYVLEETARRSGHPFKGATVAVQGFGKVGRTAAGLLHQAGLKVVAVSTRTVGVYNPKGLDIPDVARYYQENGFLQGYPGAEEISNDELLALEVDYLIPAAFENVVHRENAREVRAKVVIEGANAPLTGEADEILRERGVLVVPDIVANGGGVVVSYLEWVQNFSMFFWTEAEVQQKLREVMQRTLDEVWSIAERDKIDLRLAAYVLSVTRINEATKLRGVYP from the coding sequence ATGCTAAAGACGGCCTATGAACCCCCCGGAGATAGCGGGCTGTGGCAGTTGTTCCTGGAGAACCTCGAGCGGACCTTACACCACACACGCACCCACCCCGCGACGGTGGAGTACCTGATTCACCCCAGACGCACCCTCACCTTATCCGTGCCGGTCCGAATGGATGACGGCACGGTTCGTTTTTTCACAGGGTACCGGGTGGTGCACAACATCGCCCGGGGGCCCTCCAAGGGGGGGGTCCGGTACCACCCGGCCGTGACGATGGGGGAGACCGTAGGGCTTGCGGCCTGGATGACCCTAAAGTGCGGCGTCTTCCGCTTGCCGTATGGGGGGGCGGCCGGCGGGGTAGCCGTGGATCCCCGAGAGCTCTCCCCCCGGGAGCTCGAGCGCTTGTCGCGCCGGTACGTCGCGGAGCTGGTGGACGTGATCGGCCCCGACTCGGACATTCTGGGACCGGACCTGGGGACGGACGAGCGGGTGATGGCCTGGTTCATGGATACTTACTCCATGACGAAGGGGTACACCTCTCCGGGCGTGGTGACCGGGAAGCCGCTCCAACTTGGGGGTACGGCAGGCCGCGGGGACGCTGCGGGGCGCGGGATCGTGTACGTGCTGGAGGAGACGGCGCGGCGGTCCGGGCACCCGTTTAAGGGCGCGACCGTTGCGGTGCAGGGGTTCGGTAAGGTCGGGCGTACCGCGGCTGGGTTGCTTCACCAGGCGGGGCTTAAGGTCGTGGCGGTCTCGACCCGTACCGTGGGGGTGTACAACCCCAAGGGGCTGGATATCCCCGATGTGGCCCGTTATTACCAGGAGAACGGGTTCTTGCAAGGGTATCCGGGAGCGGAGGAGATCAGCAACGACGAGTTGTTGGCGTTAGAGGTGGACTACCTCATCCCCGCGGCTTTCGAGAATGTGGTGCATCGGGAGAATGCACGTGAAGTGCGGGCCAAGGTCGTGATTGAGGGGGCGAACGCCCCGCTCACGGGCGAAGCGGACGAGATCCTGCGGGAGCGCGGGGTCCTGGTCGTGCCGGATATCGTAGCGAACGGCGGTGGGGTGGTGGTCTCGTACCTGGAGTGGGTGCAGAACTTCTCCATGTTCTTCTGGACGGAAGCCGAGGTGCAGCAGAAGCTCCGCGAGGTGATGCAGCGCACGCTGGACGAGGTGTGGAGCATCGCTGAGCGGGACAAGATCGACCTGCGCCTGGCGGCTTACGTGTTGAGCGTGACCCGTATTAACGAAGCGACCAAGTTGAGGGGTGTGTACCCGTGA
- a CDS encoding Glu/Leu/Phe/Val family dehydrogenase translates to MGPWEIYLAQVDRVIPYLGKLAYWAETLKRPKRVLIVDVPIHLDDGTVAHFEGYRVHHNTSRGPAKGGVRFHPDVTLSEVMALAAWMTIKNAAVGLPYGGGKGGIRVDPTKLSPGELERLTRRYTSEIGILLAPEKDIPAPDVGTGQREMAWMMDTYSMNIGRTAPGVVTGKPIAVGGSLGRQDATGNGVFYTAAAAAQKIGLEIEGSRVVIQGFGNVGNAAARAFHDHGARLVAVSDVTGAIINEGGIDPYDLLRHVQENGGVRGYPKAEPLPAAELFHVPCEFLVPAALEKQITEQNAWRIQTKIVVEGANGPTTPAADDILSERGIVVVPDVIANAGGVTVSYFEWVQDFNSYFWSEEEINRNLRRVLQDAFEAVWQVHEEKRVTLRTAAYIVAATRVLEARALRGLYP, encoded by the coding sequence ATGGGGCCTTGGGAGATCTATCTCGCGCAGGTGGATCGCGTGATTCCCTACTTGGGAAAGCTGGCGTACTGGGCGGAAACCCTGAAGCGCCCCAAACGCGTCCTGATCGTGGACGTGCCCATCCACTTAGACGACGGCACCGTAGCGCACTTCGAGGGGTACCGGGTCCATCACAACACTTCCCGAGGGCCGGCCAAGGGCGGGGTACGCTTCCACCCCGACGTCACGCTCTCCGAGGTCATGGCCCTGGCGGCTTGGATGACGATCAAGAACGCCGCGGTCGGGTTGCCGTATGGCGGGGGTAAGGGCGGCATCCGGGTGGATCCCACCAAGCTCTCCCCGGGGGAGCTCGAGCGCCTGACCCGCCGCTACACCTCCGAGATCGGGATCCTCCTCGCGCCCGAGAAGGACATCCCCGCTCCGGACGTGGGGACGGGCCAGCGGGAGATGGCCTGGATGATGGACACCTACTCCATGAATATCGGGCGTACCGCGCCGGGGGTGGTGACCGGGAAGCCCATCGCGGTCGGGGGGTCGCTCGGCCGCCAGGACGCGACGGGGAACGGGGTGTTCTACACGGCGGCCGCTGCGGCGCAGAAGATCGGGCTGGAGATCGAAGGCAGCCGCGTGGTGATCCAGGGCTTTGGTAACGTGGGGAACGCCGCGGCGCGGGCCTTCCACGATCACGGCGCGCGGCTCGTGGCGGTCTCCGACGTGACCGGAGCGATCATCAACGAGGGGGGGATTGACCCGTATGATCTCCTGCGCCACGTGCAGGAGAACGGCGGGGTGCGCGGGTACCCGAAGGCGGAGCCGTTGCCGGCCGCGGAGCTCTTCCACGTGCCGTGCGAGTTCTTGGTTCCCGCAGCGCTCGAGAAGCAGATCACCGAGCAGAACGCCTGGCGCATCCAGACCAAGATCGTGGTGGAAGGTGCGAACGGCCCCACGACCCCCGCGGCGGACGATATCCTCTCCGAGCGCGGCATCGTGGTGGTGCCGGACGTAATCGCAAACGCCGGAGGCGTGACGGTCTCGTACTTTGAGTGGGTGCAGGACTTTAACTCGTACTTCTGGAGCGAGGAGGAGATCAACCGGAATCTGCGCCGCGTACTCCAGGATGCTTTTGAGGCGGTCTGGCAGGTGCACGAGGAGAAGCGGGTTACCCTGCGCACGGCGGCGTACATCGTCGCGGCCACGCGGGTCCTCGAGGCCCGCGCGCTGCGCGGGTTGTACCCGTAA
- a CDS encoding GNAT family N-acetyltransferase — protein MAAQVMPEDWPHWGRVVLKPFAVGLTDEEWRRFYECFRDPEIAAWNGNRPLRMPLWLFKRVVLGELKRGDRLGFGILDEHGEWIGTIELYDMTVREATLGIIIGAKDRWGHGYGTEAVRALLAYAFERLGLERVRLKTFRHNLRARRAFEKAGFRLVRFEPLPGGKEDAHMEVSREEWDAALGSGGHQS, from the coding sequence ATGGCGGCCCAGGTGATGCCCGAGGACTGGCCGCACTGGGGGCGGGTGGTCCTCAAGCCGTTTGCCGTGGGGCTTACCGATGAGGAGTGGCGCCGGTTCTACGAGTGCTTCAGAGACCCTGAGATCGCGGCGTGGAACGGCAACCGACCCCTCCGGATGCCCTTGTGGTTGTTTAAGCGCGTGGTGCTTGGCGAGCTGAAGCGCGGGGATCGGTTGGGGTTCGGCATTCTGGATGAGCACGGTGAATGGATCGGTACGATCGAGCTGTACGACATGACCGTGCGTGAGGCGACGCTCGGCATCATCATTGGGGCTAAGGACCGCTGGGGACACGGGTACGGCACGGAGGCGGTACGGGCTTTGCTCGCCTACGCCTTCGAGCGGCTGGGGCTCGAGCGGGTGCGCTTAAAGACCTTCCGGCACAACCTGCGGGCCCGGCGCGCCTTTGAGAAGGCGGGGTTCCGGCTGGTGCGCTTCGAGCCGTTGCCCGGCGGCAAGGAGGACGCGCACATGGAGGTATCGCGGGAGGAGTGGGATGCGGCTCTGGGTTCCGGAGGGCACCAAAGCTAA